TTTTTGTTGAGCATAAGTCCTCTTTTCCCGAAATCTAGTACATTAGGTCTTGCTTGGTTAGATATGTCTACGGGAGATTTTTTTCTAGAGAGGGGCAATTTGAATGCTCTATCTTCCGTACTGGCAAGATTTAATCCCAACGAAATCATTATCCCAGATAGCCTTTATGGTCATCCAGAACTTCAGGAATGTATTCGTGCCTACAGAAAGGCACTGGTACCAACGCCAGATAGTCGCTTTGACCCAAAGAATGGCCATGATCGTTTAATGGAGGCTTTTAATGTTAAGACACTAGAAGGCTTTGGAAATTTTCAACAGGATGAAATCTCTGCCGGAGGAGCCCTCTTAGACTATGTGATGCTAACACAGAAAGGAAAAGCGCCGAGACTTGCTCACCCCAAGAAAATAAATGCCCAGAAAACCCTTCAAATTGACGCCTCTACACGCAATAGTCTGGAAGTGAATCGCACTTTATCTGGCGAAAGTCAGGGGAGTTTGCTGCATACGATTGATAAAACCGTTACGAGTGCCGGAGCGCGACTGTTCGCTGCACGATTAAATACGCCTCTTACCGATCCTAGTGCGATAAATAGTCGTCTTGAAATGGTAAGCACTTTTGTAAGTCAGGACCAATTGTTGCAATCGGTGCGTGAGGCGTTAAAGAGATCGCCAGATATTGAGCGTGTTTTATCCCGACTTACTCTTGGGCGTGGCGGCCCTCGGGATCTGGCCGCTATTCGCGATGGGTTGAAAGTTGGAAAGGTCTTGCTTCAGATGCTTGGTCAACCACAACAGAAGCCATTTCCAGCAGGCATCAATAAAATTAGTAAAAATTTGGGAAACCATGAAGAGCTCATACAAGAATTGGAAAGTGCTTTAGCAGAAACATTGCCTCTACTCTCAAGGGACGGTGGTTTCATTGCCCAAGGTTATCGCTCCCAACTGGATGAATTCATTGAATTGCGGGATCAAGGGCGTAAACTTGTCGCAGACCTCCAGGGGAAATACAAAGAGCAAACGGGTGTTCAGTCTCTTAAGATAAAACACAATAATGTTTTAGGGTACTTTGTTGATGTGACGCCTATGCATCGTGAAAAGTTACAAGATCAATTTATCCATCGGCAAACTTTGGCAAACTCAGTTCGGTTTACGACCGTCGAATTATCCGAATTGGAAGAGAATATTAATTCGTCATCGGAAAAATCCCTTTTGCTAGAGATGGATCTGTTTGAGGAGTTAGTGCAACAGATTCTTTCGCAAGGGGACACTATTGGAAAAGTAGCCAGTGGAATTGCGGGCCTGGATGTTTGCACGGCTCTTGCAGAATTGGCGTCACAGAATAACTATTGTCACCCCCAGGTCGATGACTCGATAGCATTCACGATCAAAGGGGGGCGTCATCCTGTTGTGGAAAAGGTTCTCCAAGAATCAGAGAGCGATCCTTTTGTAGTGAATGATTGCATTCTTCAGGAGTCTGAGTCCATTTGGTTGCTAACTGGTCCAAACATGGCAGGGAAAAGCACTTTTTTGCGACAGAATGCCCTGATGGTTATTTTAGCCCAAATGGGATCTTTCATACCCGCAGAATCGGCGCATATCGGATGCGTCGATAAGTTGTTTAGCCGGGTTGGAGCATCAGATGATCTTGCTCGGGGCCAATCTACCTTTATGGTCGAAATGGTTGAGACAGCGGCCATCTTGAACCAAGCAACCGAGCATTCCCTTGTCATATTAGATGAGATTGGACGTGGAACAGCCACCTATGACGGGCTGTCCCTTGCTTGGGCAAGTTTGGAGCATCTT
The genomic region above belongs to Alphaproteobacteria bacterium and contains:
- the mutS gene encoding DNA mismatch repair protein MutS, whose protein sequence is MLAQYKQIKEAHPGCLLFFRLGDFYELFYEDAVTAAQALDITLTQRGGTKGEGVPMCGVPFHAYEAYLARLIKQGFRVAICEQMESPEVAKKRKGKTLVKRDVVRIVTPGTLTEDTLLDARAHNFLLSISPLFPKSSTLGLAWLDMSTGDFFLERGNLNALSSVLARFNPNEIIIPDSLYGHPELQECIRAYRKALVPTPDSRFDPKNGHDRLMEAFNVKTLEGFGNFQQDEISAGGALLDYVMLTQKGKAPRLAHPKKINAQKTLQIDASTRNSLEVNRTLSGESQGSLLHTIDKTVTSAGARLFAARLNTPLTDPSAINSRLEMVSTFVSQDQLLQSVREALKRSPDIERVLSRLTLGRGGPRDLAAIRDGLKVGKVLLQMLGQPQQKPFPAGINKISKNLGNHEELIQELESALAETLPLLSRDGGFIAQGYRSQLDEFIELRDQGRKLVADLQGKYKEQTGVQSLKIKHNNVLGYFVDVTPMHREKLQDQFIHRQTLANSVRFTTVELSELEENINSSSEKSLLLEMDLFEELVQQILSQGDTIGKVASGIAGLDVCTALAELASQNNYCHPQVDDSIAFTIKGGRHPVVEKVLQESESDPFVVNDCILQESESIWLLTGPNMAGKSTFLRQNALMVILAQMGSFIPAESAHIGCVDKLFSRVGASDDLARGQSTFMVEMVETAAILNQATEHSLVILDEIGRGTATYDGLSLAWASLEHLHEKNKCRTLFATHYHEMTELETKLSRLSCHTMRIREWENSIIFLHEVIKGVADRSYGIHVAQLAGLPNDVIKRASKILERLESQDKGSTRKQVSEELPLFSPFVHQDLQEENVSPIVREVEELDPNSMTPKEALDTLFRLKELLES